The Juglans microcarpa x Juglans regia isolate MS1-56 chromosome 2S, Jm3101_v1.0, whole genome shotgun sequence genome has a window encoding:
- the LOC121252779 gene encoding 50S ribosomal protein L12-1, chloroplastic-like, whose protein sequence is MASTLSTFPLKCSPYPTPSICPYPTHTPKPTLHFPLASTFNLTHRCTHFRPLSAVSAPEKIEKLGADISSLTLEEARILVDYLQEKLGVSAASFAPAAAVAAAPGVGGGESAAAVEEKTEFDVVIENVPSNARIAVIKAVRALTSLALKEAKELIEGLPKKFKEGVSKDEAEEAKKQLEEAGAKIAIV, encoded by the coding sequence ATGGCGAGCACTCTCTCCACGTTCCCCCTCAAGTGTTCCCCGTATCCTACGCCCTCTATCTGCCCTTATCCTACTCACACTCCCAAACCCACCCTCCACTTCCCCTTAGCCTCTACTTTTAACCTCACCCACCGCTGCACCCATTTTCGTCCTCTCTCCGCCGTGTCCGCTCCCGAGAAGATTGAGAAGCTCGGCGCCGACATCTCCAGCCTCACCCTTGAGGAGGCCAGAATCCTCGTCGACTACCTCCAGGAAAAGCTCGGCGTCTCGGCCGCGTCCTTCGCCCCCGCCGCTGCCGTCGCAGCCGCACCCGGAGTCGGCGGCGGAGAATCTGCCGCTGCCGTCGAGGAGAAGACCGAGTTCGACGTGGTGATCGAGAACGTGCCCAGCAACGCCAGGATCGCGGTGATCAAGGCGGTGAGGGCCCTGACGAGCCTGGCGTTGAAGGAGGCCAAGGAGCTCATCGAAGGTTTGCCCAAGAAGTTCAAGGAGGGGGTGTCCAAGGACGAGGCTGAGGAGGCCAAGAAGCAACTCGAGGAGGCTGGGGCAAAGATCGCCATTgtttaa